Proteins from one Leisingera sp. S132 genomic window:
- a CDS encoding lytic transglycosylase domain-containing protein — protein MSRAAIISAGLCLSLGALPAHAQGVPTQDNSAIGRAIARVTALAEDLGVQEDKDRTESTLADVQADQLRVLEEMTAAITGPGFDIRALEGNADFGVAAVYPNTDPNPMNSRLFGEGRETVEMMVVEVAGEFAGAPGVARAGLSATQWRCLFQALIKQESRFNVAAESPVGAYGLTQLMPGTASDLGVDRYDVKDNLRGGARYITTQLNRFGNIPHALAAYNAGPGRVIEYGGVPPFAETQGYVRNISKFYNEYLAVVGGADALGTLSPSDFALAEYASISEAGVYYAADSSATTEQVINRLRAIILQIDAQPNAKAAWELNTYAKAEIGRILNLRVRLMAANQQREAAYAQHLVADRLAERDFMLMGVPE, from the coding sequence ATGAGCCGCGCCGCGATCATATCCGCCGGGCTCTGCCTCAGCCTCGGTGCCCTGCCCGCGCATGCCCAAGGCGTGCCGACGCAGGACAATTCCGCGATCGGGCGCGCCATTGCACGGGTGACGGCGCTCGCCGAGGATCTGGGCGTCCAAGAGGACAAGGATAGGACCGAGTCCACCCTGGCCGATGTGCAGGCCGACCAGCTGCGCGTCCTCGAGGAGATGACCGCCGCGATCACCGGGCCTGGCTTCGATATCCGCGCGCTTGAGGGCAATGCGGATTTCGGGGTGGCGGCGGTCTACCCCAACACTGACCCGAACCCGATGAACAGCCGCCTCTTCGGCGAGGGCCGCGAGACGGTCGAGATGATGGTCGTCGAGGTGGCAGGCGAGTTCGCTGGCGCACCCGGTGTGGCCCGCGCGGGTCTCTCGGCCACCCAGTGGCGCTGCCTCTTCCAGGCCCTGATCAAGCAGGAAAGCCGCTTCAACGTCGCCGCTGAAAGTCCGGTCGGGGCCTATGGGCTCACCCAGCTCATGCCCGGCACCGCCTCCGATCTTGGCGTCGACCGCTATGACGTGAAGGACAACCTGCGCGGCGGCGCGCGCTATATCACGACCCAGCTCAACCGCTTCGGCAACATCCCCCATGCACTTGCGGCCTATAACGCAGGCCCCGGTCGGGTCATCGAATATGGCGGGGTGCCGCCCTTTGCCGAGACCCAAGGCTACGTCCGCAACATCTCGAAGTTCTACAACGAATACCTCGCCGTCGTGGGCGGGGCCGACGCGCTCGGCACGCTCTCGCCCTCGGACTTTGCGCTCGCTGAATATGCCAGCATCTCCGAGGCCGGCGTCTATTACGCCGCCGACAGTTCGGCAACGACCGAGCAGGTCATCAATCGCCTCCGCGCGATCATCCTGCAGATTGATGCGCAACCCAATGCCAAGGCGGCCTGGGAGCTCAACACCTACGCCAAGGCCGAGATCGGCCGCATCCTCAATCTCCGCGTCCGGCTGATGGCCGCCAACCAGCAGCGCGAGGCGGCCTATGCGCAGCACCTCGTCGCCGACCGGCTGGCCGAGCGCGACTTCATGCTGATGGGAGTTCCCGAATGA
- a CDS encoding type IV secretion system protein B4, whose protein sequence is MGVTALALDAGTLSTHGTALLQAGGGEFARESYLAEHLPYFALADDDVMVLREGDLMATLRLDGLNPMTSEDARLDALKRAVAAIVAQTGNAFGFYIHRISMPQDLGMRPIEGDSFAAAIDSRWQTHVKDLRPAKRQLYLSVIRRPDISARIPLLRALARKAWVKDRATRLQELNEVMGFFEVALASANPVRLTKSGGEWLGYLNTLNAGSFSPIAFGQSALPLSHTLSNCRATFDGDVVTLTDAVTGQVKYGALFSMKTYPALTDVTLLDALDLPLDIVLTNSFSPIPNNIMAERIQRIIRQMHASDDAAVSLREQLGQAADDQEAGRIAFGDHHLSIAVYAPERDTLERAAAQIKRVGQEIMSVIVRENMALKATYFAQSPGNFGYRARKTPISSINFADFAALHGSVEGRGPDQSPWGQTISVLPTVGTSGYRFNFHEAGDPSKEPTVGHTLVLGRTGTGKTLTTAFLAAQAQRVGARLFFFDKDRGLEMAVRALGGRYNEIRAGVPTGLNPLATETDERGRAWLSDWLATLLTRNDTLSGEQSRHIQSAVGQNADAGVALQRFASFETLFQSLDDDGELQSRVAEWAPGGRYGWVFDEPERGAGLKLTGDIVGFDMTEILDMTTERMAVLSYIFRQIERVVEDRRPTIIVLDEAWKLLDDPYFGARLENWLVTLRKMNCVVIMMTQYPSQLRDSRVGKTIVETVPTQILFPNDRATISDYDFLRVNAKEAALLVQPTIGQRIALVRSAGDSVFVDADLSALGNLLPILGGGATGEARVPADWRANPDFWRHVI, encoded by the coding sequence ATGGGGGTGACAGCTTTGGCGCTTGATGCGGGCACTCTTTCCACTCACGGAACCGCTCTGCTTCAGGCCGGCGGCGGGGAGTTCGCGCGGGAGAGCTATCTCGCGGAACATCTGCCGTATTTCGCGCTCGCGGATGACGATGTCATGGTGTTGCGTGAGGGCGATCTGATGGCGACCCTGCGCCTTGATGGTCTGAACCCGATGACCAGTGAGGACGCCCGGCTCGACGCGCTCAAACGCGCGGTCGCGGCCATCGTCGCCCAGACAGGCAACGCCTTCGGTTTCTACATCCACCGGATCTCCATGCCGCAGGATCTCGGGATGCGCCCTATCGAGGGAGACAGCTTCGCCGCCGCGATCGACTCGCGCTGGCAGACCCATGTCAAAGACCTGCGCCCAGCCAAGCGCCAACTCTATCTCAGCGTCATCCGGCGGCCTGACATTTCGGCCCGCATTCCGCTCCTGCGTGCGCTGGCCCGCAAGGCCTGGGTCAAGGACCGCGCGACGCGCCTGCAAGAGCTGAACGAGGTCATGGGTTTTTTCGAGGTGGCGCTTGCCTCGGCCAACCCGGTCCGGCTCACAAAGTCGGGTGGGGAGTGGTTGGGCTATCTCAATACGCTGAACGCAGGCAGCTTCTCCCCCATCGCCTTCGGGCAAAGCGCCCTGCCCCTCTCGCATACCTTGAGCAACTGCCGCGCGACCTTCGATGGCGACGTCGTCACCCTGACCGACGCCGTGACCGGTCAGGTTAAATACGGCGCGCTCTTCTCGATGAAGACCTATCCGGCACTCACGGACGTCACACTGCTCGACGCGCTCGACCTTCCGCTCGACATAGTGCTCACGAACTCCTTCAGCCCGATCCCGAACAACATCATGGCCGAGCGCATCCAGCGGATCATCCGCCAGATGCACGCCTCCGACGATGCGGCCGTCTCCTTGCGCGAACAGCTCGGCCAAGCCGCCGATGATCAGGAGGCGGGGCGCATCGCCTTTGGCGATCATCACCTGTCGATCGCCGTCTATGCGCCCGAGCGCGACACGCTCGAGCGCGCCGCTGCCCAGATCAAACGCGTGGGCCAGGAAATCATGTCCGTCATCGTGCGCGAAAACATGGCGCTGAAAGCCACCTATTTCGCGCAATCGCCCGGCAATTTCGGCTACCGGGCGCGGAAGACGCCGATCTCCTCGATCAATTTCGCCGACTTCGCGGCCCTGCATGGCAGCGTCGAGGGGCGTGGACCTGACCAGTCGCCCTGGGGTCAGACCATTTCGGTCCTGCCCACGGTCGGCACCTCTGGTTATCGCTTCAACTTCCACGAGGCGGGAGACCCAAGCAAGGAACCCACGGTCGGCCATACGCTCGTTCTGGGCCGTACCGGCACCGGCAAGACACTGACCACAGCCTTTCTCGCAGCCCAAGCACAACGGGTCGGCGCGCGGCTTTTCTTCTTCGACAAGGATCGCGGCCTCGAGATGGCCGTGCGCGCCCTTGGTGGCCGCTACAACGAAATCCGCGCGGGCGTTCCCACGGGTCTCAATCCGCTCGCCACCGAGACCGACGAACGCGGCCGTGCCTGGCTCTCGGACTGGCTTGCGACCCTCCTCACACGCAATGACACGCTCTCGGGCGAGCAATCCCGCCATATCCAGAGCGCCGTCGGCCAGAACGCCGATGCGGGCGTGGCCCTGCAGCGCTTCGCCAGTTTCGAGACCCTGTTTCAGTCACTTGATGATGATGGCGAGCTGCAATCCCGCGTTGCCGAATGGGCACCGGGTGGGCGCTATGGCTGGGTCTTCGATGAGCCCGAGCGCGGCGCGGGCCTCAAGCTCACGGGCGATATCGTCGGGTTTGATATGACCGAGATCCTCGACATGACGACCGAGCGCATGGCGGTGCTCTCCTACATCTTCCGCCAGATCGAACGCGTGGTCGAGGATCGTCGCCCCACCATCATCGTGCTCGACGAAGCCTGGAAACTCTTGGACGATCCGTATTTCGGGGCACGGTTGGAAAACTGGCTGGTGACGCTTCGGAAGATGAACTGCGTCGTGATCATGATGACGCAGTATCCGAGCCAACTGCGGGATTCCCGCGTCGGCAAAACCATCGTCGAGACGGTGCCGACGCAGATCCTCTTCCCGAACGACCGCGCCACCATCTCGGATTACGACTTCCTGCGCGTGAACGCCAAGGAGGCCGCCCTTCTCGTCCAGCCCACCATCGGCCAGCGCATCGCGCTCGTTCGCTCGGCGGGCGACAGCGTCTTCGTCGATGCGGACCTCTCCGCGCTCGGCAACCTCCTCCCCATCCTTGGCGGCGGCGCCACCGGCGAAGCCCGTGTGCCCGCCGATTGGCGCGCCAATCCTGATTTCTGGAGACATGTGATATGA
- a CDS encoding type IV secretion system protein: MGVIRDILSQVDAAVDTVAQDGFVSSAGAVGDVISAGAALLVMLLGINAVMQLRPLPFGTGFAFGMKVALVGIFAQSWDNFSVIYDIVTRVPDSVGASILALTGSGDEAGVYESLDNMVARITAYGDTIGDRAGWVFGAVLGAIFFVLSAVFAAVTAGIIAFARIVFALMIVIAPFMIVTSLFKPTQSLFEAWTRATIGYALMPVAAAGAAGIIVAIAEAIGDASADPGDVETVSMILPFLVILILSAGIMASVPYIASNLTGVVGIASNAVGLTGLARQGFVNTREYGTGATSRLVTGKSPQELNQMANAGVVKTGEMIRQSPGALLSAAKAFRKP; the protein is encoded by the coding sequence ATGGGGGTTATTCGCGACATCCTGAGCCAGGTCGACGCCGCGGTGGATACCGTGGCGCAGGACGGTTTTGTCTCTTCGGCAGGTGCTGTCGGCGACGTGATCTCGGCCGGCGCCGCGCTCCTCGTCATGCTGCTCGGGATCAACGCGGTGATGCAACTCCGCCCCCTGCCCTTCGGCACCGGCTTTGCCTTCGGCATGAAGGTGGCACTCGTGGGCATATTCGCGCAGAGCTGGGACAATTTCAGCGTCATCTATGACATCGTCACGCGGGTGCCCGACTCCGTTGGCGCCTCGATCCTGGCGCTTACCGGCTCAGGCGACGAGGCCGGGGTCTATGAGAGCCTCGACAACATGGTCGCCCGCATCACCGCCTATGGCGACACGATCGGGGATCGCGCAGGCTGGGTCTTCGGCGCGGTTCTGGGCGCCATCTTCTTCGTCCTCTCCGCCGTTTTCGCCGCCGTCACCGCCGGGATCATTGCTTTCGCCCGCATCGTCTTCGCGCTGATGATCGTCATCGCCCCCTTCATGATCGTGACCTCGCTCTTCAAGCCCACCCAGTCCCTCTTCGAGGCCTGGACCCGCGCCACCATCGGCTATGCGCTCATGCCGGTCGCCGCCGCCGGGGCCGCGGGCATCATCGTCGCCATCGCCGAGGCCATCGGGGACGCCTCCGCCGATCCGGGCGATGTCGAGACCGTCAGCATGATCCTGCCCTTCCTCGTCATCCTGATCCTCAGCGCCGGGATCATGGCCTCGGTCCCCTACATCGCCTCCAACCTCACCGGCGTCGTCGGCATTGCGTCCAATGCCGTAGGTCTCACGGGCCTAGCGCGGCAAGGTTTCGTGAACACGCGGGAGTACGGCACCGGCGCAACCTCGCGTCTCGTCACTGGCAAATCCCCACAGGAGCTGAACCAGATGGCCAATGCGGGCGTGGTCAAAACCGGCGAGATGATCCGGCAAAGCCCCGGCGCGCTTCTTTCCGCCGCCAAGGCCTTCCGCAAACCCTGA
- a CDS encoding type IV secretion system protein, producing MRQLLLTVAAVTTLGFASPATAQGVPTFDGSQLGQLVAQLEHMAEDLNVQMQQLATMRLELETQLSQLTNLEAQLTSLIEGSGLGELFATVEEFRALRGKLVAPLNTAQSLASGDFLSGFNPGAELSASVERVLSGSGFTSERLSTLSGSDQPADNRIAASAGASAMLSVAAQESHEEAGQSLERLETMVGLIDDQDGLKAAVDLNTRVTAELGIILTQLWRLEAAQGVSAGQLGVVDAATLADERKFRSMAVDP from the coding sequence ATGAGACAGCTTCTCCTGACCGTAGCAGCGGTCACCACACTCGGGTTTGCCTCGCCCGCAACGGCCCAGGGCGTTCCAACCTTTGATGGCTCGCAGCTTGGTCAACTCGTGGCCCAGCTCGAGCACATGGCCGAGGACCTGAATGTCCAGATGCAGCAGCTCGCGACCATGCGGCTGGAACTGGAGACCCAGCTGTCGCAATTGACGAACCTCGAGGCGCAACTGACCTCGCTCATTGAAGGCAGCGGGCTCGGAGAACTCTTCGCCACAGTCGAAGAATTCCGCGCGCTGCGCGGCAAGCTCGTGGCTCCTCTCAACACCGCGCAATCGCTGGCCAGCGGCGATTTCCTGAGCGGGTTCAATCCGGGCGCGGAACTGTCGGCCTCGGTCGAGCGCGTGCTTTCGGGCAGCGGGTTTACTTCGGAGCGCCTGAGCACGCTCTCGGGCTCCGATCAGCCTGCCGACAACCGCATCGCCGCTTCCGCCGGGGCCAGCGCCATGTTGTCGGTTGCGGCGCAGGAAAGCCACGAAGAGGCGGGGCAAAGCCTTGAGCGGCTCGAAACCATGGTCGGGCTCATCGACGACCAGGACGGGCTGAAAGCCGCCGTCGATCTCAACACCCGCGTAACCGCCGAGCTTGGCATCATCCTGACCCAGCTCTGGCGGCTGGAAGCGGCACAAGGCGTCAGCGCCGGCCAGCTTGGCGTCGTCGATGCCGCAACGCTCGCGGATGAGCGCAAGTTCCGCTCGATGGCGGTGGATCCATGA
- a CDS encoding TrbG/VirB9 family P-type conjugative transfer protein — protein MKSLPALLLALALPVAALAEATPQGGPLDIRIRTAVYNENQVYRIETDLRHSTTIHFGAGERFEAVIVGDTESFQVDPIPELGNVLTIKPHVANASTNMTVITNRRTYSFHLREGSIPNRTGMFFEVRFRYPDEERRAANATQPKGFEAPRNYNYRVSGEGDFRPSHIYDDGRYTYFVFPENGRQPALFKADDQGRERTVNWTQQGNTVRVLGVNTYWTLRIGDEAICAWRDESAIYVSN, from the coding sequence ATGAAATCCTTGCCCGCGCTCCTCCTGGCGCTTGCCCTTCCTGTTGCCGCGCTCGCCGAGGCCACGCCGCAAGGCGGCCCGCTTGACATCCGCATCCGTACCGCCGTCTATAATGAAAACCAGGTCTACCGGATCGAGACCGACCTGCGGCATTCGACGACGATCCATTTCGGAGCGGGGGAACGCTTCGAGGCTGTGATTGTCGGCGACACAGAAAGCTTCCAGGTCGACCCGATCCCTGAGCTCGGCAACGTGCTGACGATCAAACCGCATGTGGCCAATGCCTCGACCAACATGACGGTGATCACGAACCGGCGCACCTATTCCTTCCATCTCCGCGAGGGCTCGATCCCGAACCGCACCGGCATGTTCTTCGAGGTGCGCTTCCGCTACCCCGACGAGGAACGCCGCGCGGCGAATGCGACCCAGCCCAAGGGCTTTGAGGCCCCGCGCAACTACAACTACCGCGTCTCGGGAGAAGGGGATTTCCGCCCCAGCCATATCTACGACGACGGGCGCTATACGTATTTCGTCTTCCCGGAGAACGGTCGCCAACCCGCCCTCTTCAAGGCCGATGACCAGGGCCGCGAGCGCACGGTCAACTGGACCCAGCAAGGCAACACGGTCCGGGTGCTCGGGGTAAACACCTATTGGACGTTACGCATCGGCGATGAGGCAATCTGCGCCTGGCGTGACGAAAGCGCCATCTACGTGAGCAACTGA
- a CDS encoding type IV secretion system protein, producing MKNTVTSSVNHDRDAFEADFIYGPRRRERFAWFVAAAGVLVGVAGMVAGASLFPLKSTETFVVVVDKETGEMDRVAAVQALTLSESDAIIQANLVAYVDDRETYDLTDGEQRINSVLDRSDGDAARTLRDLWSSTNEDYPITVYGRDAKIEVVIKSVNQIERGVAQVRFTRTLRRPRDTRTVTRSYVATVGYDFQPETRQRLQDVWANPLGFVVTSYRVDAETLEN from the coding sequence TTGAAGAATACCGTAACCAGTTCCGTGAACCATGACCGCGACGCTTTTGAAGCGGATTTCATCTACGGACCAAGACGGCGCGAGCGCTTTGCCTGGTTCGTCGCGGCGGCCGGCGTACTGGTCGGCGTGGCCGGTATGGTCGCGGGCGCGAGCCTCTTTCCGCTCAAGTCCACCGAGACCTTCGTGGTCGTGGTCGACAAGGAAACCGGCGAGATGGACCGGGTCGCCGCCGTCCAGGCGCTGACGCTTTCCGAGAGCGACGCCATCATTCAGGCCAATCTTGTGGCCTATGTCGATGACCGCGAGACCTATGACCTGACCGATGGCGAGCAACGCATCAACTCGGTGCTGGACCGCTCGGATGGCGATGCCGCCCGCACGCTGCGTGATCTCTGGTCCTCCACCAACGAAGACTACCCGATCACCGTCTACGGCCGGGACGCCAAGATCGAGGTGGTCATCAAGTCCGTGAACCAAATCGAGCGCGGCGTGGCGCAGGTCCGTTTTACCCGCACGCTGCGTCGCCCCCGCGACACCCGCACCGTCACCCGGTCTTACGTCGCGACCGTTGGCTACGACTTCCAACCCGAAACCCGCCAGCGCCTTCAGGATGTCTGGGCCAACCCTTTGGGCTTCGTGGTGACCTCCTACCGCGTCGACGCCGAGACCCTGGAGAACTGA